A stretch of Stenotrophomonas indicatrix DNA encodes these proteins:
- a CDS encoding 1,2-dihydroxy-3-keto-5-methylthiopentene dioxygenase, translating to MSRLRIYDDTHPESPLLDTQDGAIIAAELQKIGVTFERWQATAPVAPGASQDEVFAAYRADIDRLVAERGFKSVDVASIAPDNPNRAELRKKFLDEHFHKEDEVRFFVAGSGLFTLHVGDKVYEIECVKDDLIAVPDGTTHWFDMGDEPSFVAIRFFTEPDGWVGHFTGTDIAQKFPRYIPTQAS from the coding sequence ATGAGCCGACTGCGCATCTACGACGATACCCATCCCGAATCGCCGCTGCTGGACACCCAGGACGGCGCGATCATCGCTGCCGAACTGCAGAAGATCGGCGTCACCTTTGAGCGCTGGCAGGCCACCGCGCCGGTCGCCCCGGGCGCAAGCCAGGACGAAGTGTTCGCCGCCTACCGCGCCGACATCGACCGCCTGGTTGCCGAACGCGGCTTCAAGAGCGTGGACGTGGCCTCGATCGCCCCGGACAACCCGAACCGCGCCGAGCTGAGGAAGAAATTCCTCGACGAACACTTCCACAAGGAAGACGAAGTACGCTTCTTCGTCGCCGGCTCGGGCCTGTTCACCCTGCACGTGGGCGACAAGGTCTATGAGATCGAGTGCGTGAAGGATGACCTGATCGCCGTGCCCGACGGCACCACCCACTGGTTCGACATGGGTGATGAGCCCAGCTTCGTGGCGATCCGCTTCTTCACCGAACCGGATGGCTGGGTCGGTCACTTCACTGGCACTGACATCGCGCAGAAATTCCCCCGTTACATTCCGACCCAGGCGTCCTGA
- a CDS encoding DUF4105 domain-containing protein: protein MTPAWNAAGHGPTRRKRMGWLAALAWLVIPTAHAADRLQLDPAGLSSAQQQVAMQTLADVQSLLPDGLLRALPTQVQVGWRDDLPANVHGRAFAGGIALRRDLLDDDVAGARRARRSALVHELTHVADRTGAHWSRSARWRDLAGWQRKPWHLGRGDNAFRDRSPDAYELTDPAEYLAVNAEHFVLDAEFACRRPALAQWYQAHFGTPPSLPAPHCVGTVPLLQADAEEGAASLLALDPARVYAVDYLFAEGSAQPMSRWGHSMLRLVICRPGRAPGPDCRLDLEHHRVLSFRAFVGDVQISNWRGLTGGYPSRLFVLPLQQVVDEYTKVELRGLASLPLQLVRSEIASLLERTAQVHWSYDGRYYFVSNNCAVETAKLLQAGVPRLGSAGLAQLSPRGLRRRLARLHALDEQVLADPAQAQAQGYYFASARDHYQQLFAVAAAQMALPARDVRAWLALPAQQRAPWLLRGDVRASAGLLLLEQAAQRRAELRARDALKRRLLANPDSSATRSLRALLEQSGQWLRPGQLLADAGYGLPQADEQAEVARAAAAASVQAVPAWQALRVQLRAQLPSSQQRELDDIDRNLAVLGAHVREQAAAVPPTGAAAR from the coding sequence ATGACACCTGCGTGGAACGCTGCCGGGCATGGCCCAACGCGACGGAAGCGGATGGGCTGGCTCGCTGCGTTGGCGTGGCTGGTCATTCCAACGGCCCATGCCGCCGACCGCCTGCAGCTGGACCCGGCCGGGCTGAGCTCGGCGCAGCAGCAGGTCGCAATGCAGACACTGGCTGATGTGCAGTCGTTGCTGCCCGACGGCCTGCTGCGTGCCTTGCCCACGCAGGTGCAGGTCGGCTGGCGTGACGACCTGCCCGCCAATGTGCATGGCCGTGCCTTCGCCGGGGGCATCGCGCTGCGCCGCGATCTGCTGGACGACGATGTAGCCGGTGCCCGACGCGCACGGCGCAGTGCGCTGGTGCACGAGCTGACCCATGTTGCCGACCGCACGGGGGCGCACTGGTCACGCAGCGCCCGTTGGCGTGACCTTGCAGGTTGGCAGCGCAAGCCCTGGCATCTGGGTCGCGGTGACAACGCCTTCCGCGACCGCAGTCCCGATGCCTACGAACTGACCGACCCGGCCGAGTACCTGGCGGTGAACGCCGAACACTTCGTGCTCGATGCAGAGTTCGCCTGCCGCCGTCCGGCCTTGGCGCAGTGGTACCAGGCGCATTTCGGTACGCCGCCCTCGCTGCCCGCGCCGCACTGTGTGGGCACCGTTCCGCTGCTGCAGGCCGATGCGGAAGAGGGCGCTGCATCGCTGCTCGCACTGGACCCGGCGCGGGTGTATGCCGTGGACTACCTGTTCGCCGAAGGCAGTGCGCAGCCGATGAGCCGCTGGGGCCACAGCATGCTGCGGCTGGTGATCTGCCGTCCTGGGCGCGCACCGGGCCCGGACTGCAGGCTGGACCTGGAGCATCATCGGGTGCTGTCCTTCCGCGCCTTCGTCGGCGATGTGCAGATCTCCAACTGGCGCGGGCTGACCGGTGGTTATCCTTCGCGCCTGTTCGTGCTGCCGCTGCAGCAGGTGGTGGACGAATACACCAAGGTCGAACTGCGCGGACTGGCCTCGCTGCCGCTGCAGCTGGTCCGCAGCGAGATCGCCAGCCTGCTCGAGCGCACCGCCCAGGTGCACTGGAGCTATGACGGTCGCTATTACTTCGTCAGCAACAACTGCGCGGTGGAGACGGCGAAGCTGCTGCAGGCCGGTGTTCCGCGCCTGGGCTCAGCCGGGCTGGCACAGCTGAGCCCGCGCGGGCTGCGGCGACGGTTGGCGCGCCTGCATGCGCTGGATGAGCAGGTGCTGGCCGATCCCGCGCAGGCCCAGGCGCAGGGCTACTACTTTGCTTCTGCGCGCGACCACTACCAGCAGTTGTTCGCGGTTGCCGCCGCGCAGATGGCGCTGCCGGCGCGCGATGTGCGCGCATGGCTGGCGCTACCGGCGCAACAGCGCGCACCGTGGTTGCTGCGTGGTGATGTACGTGCCAGTGCCGGCCTGTTGCTGCTGGAACAGGCGGCGCAGCGGCGCGCGGAGTTGCGTGCGCGCGATGCACTGAAGCGACGGTTGCTGGCCAACCCGGACAGCAGCGCTACCCGCTCGCTGCGCGCGTTGCTGGAACAGAGCGGGCAGTGGTTGCGGCCGGGCCAGTTGCTGGCCGACGCTGGCTACGGCCTGCCGCAGGCGGACGAACAGGCGGAGGTGGCACGGGCAGCGGCCGCTGCCAGCGTACAGGCGGTACCCGCCTGGCAGGCACTGCGCGTGCAGCTGCGCGCGCAGTTGCCGTCATCACAGCAGCGCGAGCTGGATGACATCGACCGCAATCTCGCTGTGTTGGGTGCGCACGTGCGCGAGCAGGCGGCCGCAGTGCCGCCTACTGGCGCGGCAGCTCGATGA
- a CDS encoding ATP-binding protein has protein sequence MRRSGLSRHIIVSMSLMVVGVIVMVILSSWLLYAVLIEFFPASAEEPEGWLPSGPELAWMVGVILTGLALAIAASFRLAHRILSPLNSLVDSVRALAGGDLGARATAEANSPGEVAALVDDFNAMARRLQHMESERVMWHAAIAHELRTPVTILRGRLQGLAEGVFQPDESQFRSLLAQVEGLSRLIEDLRVLSLADNARLDVRRARTDVVAEVHSVMTLVDPAFRSAGFVLELETSREEHPAHCDPTRLRQALLALLENARRYANPGKVRIAVHDTVAHVQVAIEDEGPGIDPALHADIFNPFMRGDGSRSRLGGGSGLGLAVVKAIADAHGGQVYCTPGTSGGSRFIIELPRQ, from the coding sequence ATGCGTCGCTCCGGGCTCAGCCGGCACATCATCGTGTCGATGTCGCTGATGGTCGTCGGCGTCATCGTGATGGTGATCCTCTCGTCGTGGCTGCTGTACGCCGTACTGATCGAGTTCTTCCCGGCCAGCGCCGAAGAGCCGGAAGGTTGGCTGCCAAGCGGACCGGAGCTGGCCTGGATGGTCGGGGTGATCCTGACCGGTCTGGCGCTGGCGATCGCTGCCTCGTTCCGACTGGCCCACCGAATCCTGTCGCCGCTCAATTCACTGGTGGACAGCGTGCGTGCGCTGGCTGGCGGCGATCTCGGGGCGCGCGCCACGGCCGAGGCCAACTCGCCCGGCGAGGTCGCAGCGCTGGTGGACGATTTCAACGCAATGGCACGCCGCCTGCAGCATATGGAAAGCGAACGGGTGATGTGGCACGCGGCCATCGCCCACGAACTGCGCACGCCGGTGACGATCCTGCGCGGCCGCCTGCAGGGCCTGGCCGAAGGCGTGTTCCAGCCCGATGAGTCGCAGTTTCGCAGCCTGCTCGCGCAGGTCGAGGGCCTGTCACGGCTGATCGAGGACCTGCGGGTGTTGAGCCTGGCCGACAACGCCCGCCTCGACGTGCGCCGCGCCCGTACCGATGTGGTGGCCGAGGTGCATTCGGTGATGACCCTGGTGGATCCCGCGTTCCGCAGCGCCGGCTTCGTGCTGGAGCTGGAAACCAGCCGCGAGGAGCACCCCGCCCATTGCGACCCGACGCGGTTGCGGCAGGCGCTGCTGGCCTTGCTGGAAAACGCGCGCCGCTATGCCAACCCGGGCAAGGTACGCATCGCCGTGCATGACACCGTGGCCCATGTGCAGGTGGCGATTGAAGACGAAGGCCCGGGCATCGACCCGGCCCTGCATGCGGACATCTTCAATCCATTCATGCGCGGCGACGGCTCACGATCGCGCCTGGGCGGTGGCAGTGGCCTCGGCCTGGCGGTGGTCAAGGCCATCGCCGATGCGCACGGCGGCCAGGTCTACTGCACCCCGGGCACCAGCGGCGGCAGTCGTTTCATCATCGAGCTGCCGCGCCAGTAG
- a CDS encoding amino acid permease translates to MLKALLRVKPVEPAGHVDAGEPIEGSLDGEATLKRTLTAKHLIMLGIGAVIGAGIFVLTGQAAANHAGPAVMLSFVFAGIACALAGLCYAEFAAMMPVSGSAYSYSYATLGEGMAWFIGWCLVLEYLFASASVAVGWSAYLISFITTTLHMPFPDALSAAPIAWNGHEFAASGKLFNLPAVLIVAAVTGLLYVGVTQSAFVNAIIVAIKVFVICLFVGIGAAHVDPANWHPFIPENTGVSGEFGWSGVFRAATIVFFAYIGFDAVSTAAGETKDPQRNMPIGLLGSLAVCTIVYIIVCAVLTGMLPYHLLGTDKPVATALEAYPSLSWLKTAVEIGAIAGLSSVVLVMMMGQTRIAYTISRDGLLPKVFGKVHKRFRTPYWATIVVGVIAASLAGLVPLNVLGELVSMGTLLAFATVCIGVLILRYTRPELHRPFRVPLVWVICPLGALSCLFLFWQAFVVHWHLFVGWTVLGLLIYFGYGMRHSKLAKSP, encoded by the coding sequence ATGCTGAAAGCTCTGTTGAGGGTCAAGCCGGTCGAACCGGCCGGGCACGTCGATGCCGGCGAACCCATCGAAGGCAGCCTGGATGGCGAAGCCACGTTGAAACGGACCCTCACGGCGAAACACCTCATCATGCTTGGCATTGGTGCGGTGATCGGCGCAGGCATTTTCGTGCTTACCGGCCAGGCCGCGGCCAACCACGCCGGCCCGGCGGTCATGCTGTCGTTCGTGTTCGCCGGCATCGCCTGCGCGCTGGCCGGCCTGTGCTACGCCGAGTTCGCAGCGATGATGCCGGTCTCCGGCAGCGCCTACTCCTACTCCTACGCCACGCTCGGCGAGGGCATGGCCTGGTTCATCGGCTGGTGCCTGGTGCTGGAGTACCTGTTCGCCTCGGCCTCGGTCGCGGTGGGCTGGTCGGCGTACCTGATCAGCTTCATCACCACCACGCTGCACATGCCGTTCCCGGACGCGCTGAGCGCGGCGCCGATCGCCTGGAACGGGCACGAGTTCGCCGCCTCCGGCAAGCTGTTCAACCTGCCGGCGGTGCTGATCGTGGCGGCGGTGACCGGCCTGCTGTACGTGGGCGTGACCCAGTCCGCGTTCGTCAACGCGATCATCGTGGCCATCAAGGTCTTCGTGATCTGCCTGTTCGTGGGCATCGGCGCGGCCCACGTGGACCCGGCCAACTGGCACCCGTTCATCCCGGAAAACACCGGCGTGTCCGGCGAGTTCGGCTGGAGCGGCGTGTTCCGGGCGGCCACCATCGTGTTCTTCGCCTACATCGGCTTCGATGCGGTCTCCACCGCCGCCGGTGAAACCAAGGACCCGCAGCGCAACATGCCGATCGGCCTGCTCGGCTCGCTGGCGGTGTGCACCATCGTCTACATCATCGTCTGCGCGGTGCTGACCGGCATGCTGCCCTACCACCTGCTGGGCACCGACAAGCCGGTGGCCACCGCGCTGGAAGCCTACCCGAGCCTGTCCTGGCTGAAGACCGCGGTGGAAATCGGCGCGATCGCCGGCCTGTCCTCGGTGGTGCTGGTGATGATGATGGGCCAGACCCGCATCGCCTACACCATCTCGCGCGATGGCCTGCTGCCGAAAGTGTTCGGCAAGGTCCACAAGCGCTTCCGCACGCCGTACTGGGCCACGATCGTGGTCGGCGTCATCGCCGCGTCGCTGGCCGGCCTGGTGCCGCTGAACGTGCTGGGCGAACTGGTTTCCATGGGCACCCTGCTGGCCTTCGCCACGGTCTGCATCGGCGTGCTGATCCTGCGCTACACCCGCCCGGAGCTGCACCGTCCGTTCCGCGTGCCGCTGGTGTGGGTGATCTGCCCGCTGGGCGCGCTGTCGTGCCTGTTCCTGTTCTGGCAGGCGTTCGTGGTGCATTGGCACCTGTTCGTAGGCTGGACCGTGCTGGGCCTGCTGATCTACTTCGGCTACGGCATGCGCCACAGCAAGCTGGCCAAGTCGCCCTGA
- the serA gene encoding phosphoglycerate dehydrogenase — translation MSPKKTSFPKQDIRVLLLEGVSQTAVEVFSAAGYSQIEAHTKALPEDELKARIAEAHIVGIRSRTQLSAEVLAEAKRLIAVGCFCIGTNQVDLDAAELAGIPVFNAPYSNTRSVAELVIAEAIMLTRGIPQKNAECHRGGWSKSASGSHEVRGKVLGIIGYGHIGTQVGVLAESLGMQVIFHDVETKLSLGNTRAAASLDDLLARADIVTLHVPETPSTQWMIGSTELAKMRRGAHLINAARGTVVDIDALDAALASGHIGGAALDVFPVEPKGNGDIFESPLTRHDNVILTPHVGGSTLEAQDNIGIEVAAKLVRYSDNGSTLSAVNFPEVTLPEHADSLRLLHIHQNVPGVLSKVNEIFSRHNVNIDGQFLRTDPKVGYVVIDITASEEQASAVRDELAAIPGTLRTRILY, via the coding sequence ATGTCGCCGAAGAAGACCTCGTTCCCGAAGCAGGATATCCGCGTGCTGTTGCTGGAGGGGGTCAGCCAGACCGCCGTGGAGGTGTTCAGCGCCGCCGGCTACAGCCAGATCGAGGCGCACACCAAGGCGCTTCCCGAGGACGAACTGAAGGCGCGCATCGCCGAAGCCCACATCGTCGGCATCCGCTCGCGCACCCAGCTCAGTGCCGAGGTGCTGGCCGAGGCCAAGCGCCTGATCGCGGTCGGCTGTTTCTGCATCGGCACCAACCAGGTCGACCTGGATGCGGCCGAGCTGGCCGGCATTCCGGTATTCAACGCGCCCTACTCCAATACCCGCAGCGTGGCCGAACTGGTGATCGCCGAAGCGATCATGCTGACCCGCGGCATCCCGCAGAAGAACGCCGAATGCCATCGCGGCGGCTGGTCGAAATCGGCCAGCGGCAGCCATGAGGTGCGCGGCAAGGTCCTGGGCATCATCGGCTACGGGCACATCGGCACCCAGGTCGGCGTACTGGCCGAATCGCTGGGCATGCAGGTGATCTTCCACGATGTGGAAACCAAGCTGTCGCTGGGCAATACCCGTGCGGCGGCCAGCCTGGACGACCTGCTGGCGCGTGCTGACATCGTGACCCTGCACGTGCCGGAGACACCGTCCACGCAGTGGATGATCGGCAGCACCGAGCTGGCGAAGATGCGCCGCGGCGCGCACCTGATCAACGCCGCGCGCGGCACCGTGGTCGACATCGATGCGCTGGATGCAGCACTGGCCAGCGGCCACATCGGTGGCGCTGCACTGGATGTGTTCCCGGTCGAGCCGAAGGGCAACGGCGATATCTTCGAATCGCCGCTGACCCGCCACGACAACGTGATCCTGACCCCGCACGTGGGCGGCAGCACGCTGGAAGCGCAGGACAACATCGGCATCGAAGTGGCGGCCAAGCTGGTGCGCTACAGCGACAACGGAAGCACCCTGTCGGCGGTCAACTTCCCGGAAGTGACCCTGCCCGAGCACGCCGACAGCCTGCGCCTGCTGCACATCCACCAGAACGTGCCGGGCGTGTTGTCCAAGGTCAACGAGATCTTCTCGCGGCACAACGTCAACATCGACGGCCAGTTCCTGCGCACCGACCCGAAGGTGGGTTACGTGGTGATCGACATCACCGCCAGCGAGGAGCAGGCCAGCGCGGTGCGTGACGAGCTGGCGGCGATTCCGGGCACCTTGCGCACCCGCATCCTGTATTGA
- a CDS encoding DUF2388 domain-containing protein gives MIRPFLLLALLSLPLAGVASSFAGTSAGSATGASSGSSGSSSGDDKVVLAARDDAAAFVASDGQIRGARLQAALVHLREQDAAAQQQSDLQLARALLAR, from the coding sequence ATGATCCGTCCGTTCCTGCTGCTTGCCCTGTTGTCCCTGCCGCTGGCCGGCGTCGCTTCGAGTTTTGCCGGCACCTCGGCCGGTTCGGCGACGGGCGCCTCTTCGGGTTCCTCGGGCAGCAGTTCGGGCGATGACAAGGTGGTGCTGGCTGCCCGCGATGATGCGGCTGCGTTTGTCGCCAGCGATGGCCAGATCCGTGGCGCGCGCCTGCAGGCGGCACTGGTGCACCTGCGTGAGCAGGATGCAGCTGCGCAGCAGCAGAGCGACCTGCAGCTGGCACGCGCCCTGCTGGCGCGTTGA
- a CDS encoding methylthioribulose 1-phosphate dehydratase, translating into MNTPTFPYDTARLSELAQLLIDNVRELAQAGWTPATSSNFSHRLDDRHAAITVSGKDKGRLIEDDIMVVDFDGKAVGRPLRPSAETLLHTQLYRRFPEIGCVLHTHSPVQTIASRLYAPQGHIRVEGYELLKAFAGNSTHEMAIDIPVFANTQDMDVLSAQVDALLDTQTLWGYLIDGHGLYAWGRDMAEARRHMEAFEFLLHCELELRKLRR; encoded by the coding sequence ATGAACACCCCCACCTTCCCCTACGACACCGCGCGCCTGAGCGAACTGGCCCAGCTGCTGATCGACAACGTCCGCGAACTGGCCCAGGCCGGCTGGACCCCGGCCACCAGCAGCAACTTTTCCCACCGCCTGGACGACCGCCACGCCGCGATCACCGTCTCCGGCAAGGACAAGGGCCGCCTGATCGAAGACGACATCATGGTCGTGGACTTCGATGGCAAGGCCGTCGGCCGCCCGCTGCGCCCGTCCGCCGAAACCCTGCTGCATACCCAGCTGTATCGCCGCTTCCCGGAGATCGGCTGCGTGCTGCATACGCATTCGCCGGTGCAGACCATCGCCTCGCGCCTGTATGCACCGCAGGGCCATATCCGGGTGGAAGGCTACGAACTGCTGAAAGCCTTCGCGGGCAACAGCACCCACGAGATGGCCATCGACATCCCGGTGTTTGCCAACACCCAGGACATGGACGTGCTGTCGGCCCAGGTCGACGCCCTGCTCGACACGCAGACCCTATGGGGCTACCTGATCGACGGCCACGGCCTGTATGCCTGGGGCCGCGACATGGCCGAAGCACGGCGGCACATGGAAGCGTTCGAATTCCTGCTGCACTGCGAGCTGGAGCTGCGCAAGCTGCGCCGCTGA
- a CDS encoding amino acid permease codes for MFKQLWATKHPHAAHEDANGLSLRRHLGPWGLTALGIGAVIGGGIFVITGQAAANHAGPAIMLSFVLAAICCAFCALAYAEFAAMVPVSGSAYTYTYATFGELSAWFIGWMLVLEYGVSASAVAVSWTGYFLSLLSHFDIHLPAALVSAPLDAQLRPTGAIANIPAAILVLLLTWLCYVGISKSSAMNMAMVILKTGLIVLVIVVGWKYVDTSNWTPFIPANEGPGKYGMEGVLRGAAMVFFAYIGFEAVSVAAQESHKPQRDMPIGMMLSLVICTVLYIAMAAVMTGLVPYQLLGTDEPVVTAVAAHPQLGWLRVVVEVGALIGLSSVVLVMIIGQPRIFMIMGRDGLLPPVFTKIHPKYRTPHINTVITGIGIALLAALFPLDILGELTSMGTLIAFAAVCAGVLILRRTQPDLPRPFRIPGAWLVCSLGVISCLALLSAMTLHNWMLMGVWTFVGFVIYFFYGFRHSRLRGK; via the coding sequence ATGTTCAAGCAACTGTGGGCCACCAAGCATCCGCATGCCGCCCATGAAGACGCCAACGGCCTGAGCCTGCGTCGCCACCTCGGCCCCTGGGGCCTGACCGCGCTCGGCATCGGCGCCGTGATCGGCGGCGGCATCTTCGTCATCACCGGCCAGGCCGCCGCCAACCACGCCGGCCCGGCCATCATGCTCTCGTTCGTGCTGGCCGCGATCTGCTGCGCCTTCTGCGCCCTGGCCTATGCCGAGTTCGCGGCGATGGTGCCGGTTTCCGGCAGCGCCTACACCTATACCTACGCCACCTTCGGCGAGCTCTCGGCCTGGTTCATCGGCTGGATGCTGGTGCTCGAGTACGGCGTCTCCGCCTCGGCCGTGGCGGTCAGCTGGACCGGGTATTTCCTCAGCCTGCTCAGCCATTTCGACATCCATCTACCGGCGGCGCTGGTCAGCGCCCCCTTGGACGCGCAGCTGCGGCCCACCGGCGCCATCGCCAACATTCCCGCCGCGATCCTGGTGCTGCTGTTGACCTGGCTGTGCTACGTCGGCATCAGCAAATCCTCGGCGATGAACATGGCCATGGTCATCCTCAAGACCGGGCTGATCGTGCTGGTGATCGTGGTCGGCTGGAAGTACGTGGACACCAGCAACTGGACCCCGTTCATCCCGGCCAACGAAGGCCCCGGCAAGTACGGCATGGAAGGCGTGCTGCGCGGCGCGGCGATGGTGTTCTTCGCCTACATCGGCTTCGAAGCGGTATCGGTGGCCGCGCAGGAATCACACAAACCGCAGCGCGACATGCCGATCGGCATGATGCTGTCGCTGGTGATCTGCACGGTGCTGTACATCGCGATGGCCGCGGTCATGACCGGCCTGGTGCCCTACCAGCTGCTGGGCACCGATGAGCCGGTGGTGACCGCCGTGGCCGCGCATCCGCAGCTGGGCTGGTTGCGCGTGGTGGTGGAAGTCGGTGCGTTGATCGGCCTGTCGTCGGTGGTGCTGGTAATGATCATCGGCCAGCCGCGCATCTTCATGATCATGGGGCGCGACGGCCTGTTGCCGCCGGTGTTCACCAAGATCCACCCGAAGTACCGCACGCCACATATCAACACCGTCATCACCGGCATCGGCATCGCCCTGCTGGCGGCGCTGTTCCCGCTGGACATCCTTGGTGAACTGACCTCGATGGGTACCTTGATCGCCTTCGCGGCCGTGTGCGCCGGCGTGCTGATCCTGCGCCGCACACAGCCGGACCTGCCGCGCCCGTTCCGCATTCCGGGTGCATGGCTGGTCTGCAGCCTGGGCGTGATCAGCTGCCTGGCGCTGCTGTCGGCGATGACGCTGCACAACTGGATGCTGATGGGCGTGTGGACGTTTGTCGGCTTCGTGATCTACTTCTTCTACGGCTTCAGGCACAGCCGCCTGCGCGGGAAGTAA
- a CDS encoding NUDIX hydrolase: MNGDNGRYFSRHPAFMSETTESLAALDDRLRGLLHDYARKEPAHDALAAEFSTLIDDAEDAFRRERLAGHFTASCWLVSADGQRLLLTHHRKLQRWLQLGGHADGDRDLARVALKEAEEESGLTGLVLDDPAIFDIDKHWIPERKDVPGHWHYDVRFVIRALGGEDFVLSEESLELAWRPVAEVASDPQSDESMQRMARRWLAR; this comes from the coding sequence ATGAACGGCGATAATGGCAGGTATTTTTCCAGGCACCCCGCATTCATGAGCGAAACCACCGAATCCCTTGCCGCACTTGACGATCGCTTGCGCGGCCTGCTGCATGACTATGCGCGCAAAGAACCCGCCCACGACGCCCTTGCTGCCGAATTCAGCACATTGATCGACGATGCGGAAGATGCATTCCGCCGCGAACGCCTGGCCGGCCACTTCACCGCCAGCTGCTGGCTGGTCAGCGCCGATGGCCAGCGGTTGCTGCTGACCCACCACCGCAAGCTGCAGCGCTGGCTGCAGCTGGGTGGCCACGCCGACGGCGACCGCGATCTGGCCCGGGTAGCGTTGAAGGAAGCCGAGGAGGAATCGGGCCTGACCGGCCTGGTGCTGGATGATCCGGCCATCTTCGATATCGACAAGCACTGGATTCCCGAGCGCAAGGATGTTCCGGGGCACTGGCACTACGACGTGCGTTTCGTGATCCGTGCGCTGGGGGGAGAGGATTTCGTGCTCAGCGAGGAGTCGCTGGAGCTGGCCTGGCGCCCGGTGGCCGAGGTCGCCAGCGATCCCCAGTCGGACGAATCGATGCAGCGCATGGCGCGCCGTTGGCTGGCGCGCTGA
- a CDS encoding FAD-binding oxidoreductase, translating into MTDSRIASLQQACPGLKLKTDPADLEHYGRDWTRRWTPAPLAIALPATVEEVQAVMRWTAAEGVAVVPSGGRTGLSGGAVAANGELVLSLERMNKALDYDAVDRTLVVQAGMPLEALHNAALEHGLIYPVDFAARGSCSIGGNIATNAGGIRVIRYGNTREWIAGLKVVTATGELLELNKGLIKNSSGYDFRQLLIGSEGTLGVIVEATVKLTDPPPASNVMLLALPSFDVLMQVFAAFRARLQLQAFEFFTDRALEHVLAHGAQAPFDEVHPYYVVTEFAAGDEAQEAAAMAAFEDCMGNGWVSDGVISASDAQAAQLWRLREGITEALARYKPYKNDVSVRISSMPAFLAETQALIGEAYPHFDVVWFGHIGDGNLHINVLKPDGTSDADFVSQCEHVTKLLAQVLARFNGSISAEHGIGLVKKGYLDSTRGPAEIALMKAVKRAFDPEGRLNPGKLFDL; encoded by the coding sequence ATGACCGATTCCCGCATCGCCTCGTTGCAGCAGGCCTGTCCCGGCCTGAAGCTGAAGACCGACCCTGCCGACCTGGAGCATTACGGCCGCGACTGGACCCGGCGCTGGACACCGGCGCCGCTGGCGATCGCGTTGCCGGCCACGGTTGAAGAAGTGCAGGCGGTGATGCGCTGGACCGCGGCCGAGGGCGTGGCGGTGGTTCCCTCCGGCGGTCGCACCGGCCTTTCCGGCGGTGCGGTAGCGGCCAATGGCGAGCTGGTGCTGAGCCTGGAGCGGATGAACAAGGCGCTGGACTACGATGCGGTCGACCGCACCCTGGTGGTGCAGGCCGGCATGCCGCTGGAGGCGCTGCACAACGCGGCCCTTGAACATGGCCTCATCTATCCGGTGGACTTCGCGGCGCGCGGGTCGTGCTCGATCGGCGGCAACATCGCCACCAATGCCGGTGGCATCCGGGTGATCCGCTACGGCAATACCCGTGAATGGATCGCCGGACTGAAAGTGGTTACCGCCACGGGCGAACTGCTCGAACTCAACAAGGGCCTGATCAAGAACTCCAGCGGCTACGATTTCCGCCAGCTGCTGATCGGATCGGAGGGCACGCTGGGCGTGATCGTCGAGGCCACGGTGAAACTCACCGACCCGCCGCCGGCCAGCAACGTGATGCTGCTGGCGCTGCCCAGCTTCGATGTGCTGATGCAGGTGTTCGCCGCCTTCCGTGCGCGGCTGCAGCTGCAGGCCTTTGAATTCTTCACCGACCGGGCGCTGGAACATGTTCTGGCCCATGGTGCGCAGGCACCGTTCGATGAGGTGCATCCGTATTACGTGGTGACCGAGTTTGCTGCCGGTGACGAGGCGCAGGAAGCGGCGGCGATGGCGGCTTTCGAGGACTGCATGGGCAACGGCTGGGTCAGCGACGGCGTGATCAGTGCCAGCGATGCCCAGGCGGCGCAGCTGTGGCGCCTGCGCGAGGGCATCACCGAGGCGCTGGCGCGCTACAAGCCCTACAAGAACGATGTCTCGGTGCGGATCTCGTCGATGCCGGCGTTCCTGGCCGAGACCCAGGCGCTGATCGGCGAGGCCTACCCGCACTTCGACGTGGTCTGGTTCGGCCACATCGGCGACGGCAACCTGCACATCAACGTGCTCAAGCCGGACGGCACCAGCGACGCGGACTTCGTAAGCCAGTGCGAGCATGTCACCAAGCTGCTGGCGCAGGTGCTGGCGCGCTTCAATGGCAGCATTTCGGCCGAGCACGGCATCGGTCTGGTCAAGAAGGGCTACCTGGACAGCACCCGTGGACCGGCCGAGATCGCGCTGATGAAGGCGGTCAAGCGCGCATTCGATCCCGAAGGGCGGCTGAATCCCGGCAAATTGTTCGACCTTTGA